The Epinephelus lanceolatus isolate andai-2023 chromosome 11, ASM4190304v1, whole genome shotgun sequence genome window below encodes:
- the map7d2a gene encoding MAP7 domain-containing protein 2a isoform X1, producing MAKTVAPSSPITGEKMAPPSITLLPEKRSPTNGHSSPARTGRTTPSNTEKRPQINGHASPSHLAANVSNNHAGKQIVEGYMKTDDRMRLAKERREERERSLAAREQLIREKERRARLQYERTVEERWRRLEEQRQKEELRRAAVEEKRRQQLEEDRERLEALMKRSLERSLQLEQRTKRWSRGCPTGAGDSENAPLPFSAASAFSHGIASPLPAVSESAPCSPHRSPFRGSLNPADHNRAGLQGGSQSTPNTPKKERLRRERRTESPGCGSPLRRSESPASVTRHLASPTTSKLASKVRAQSPSNAHQYHYSPTRHRANLSPDERRVEDKKVEKHSEQSKAVKKNTDINSTNPPSQDEKNVANAEITKSRSSKGETLDKHLEGDTSEKNQSPDRKDHMSPKVDSSEKRTQNNTQDGDKKKESAPCNTGKVAAGTTNAEEATRLLAERRRLARAQKEMDEKKQEQEKEERLREEQLRKQLTTDQQQQEAKAQQVKEKAKNEEELHRLKEDEDKRKKEEQEKELHTQTDKEKEKAKVQAQEDAERQRQDRELQTQQEEEERQLRKKRIEEIMKRTRKGEAELKKEEQVETKPVSPPGEEQVKTVQTNAQVNEQAVKKVEFQVKEEVQVNTKECAPVKKEAAAAVAATAAQMDNQKQVKNNTQQATPTRSVPDKRPDTKQSSEEHGGQLNREGKASVVKQQGREGEMNVNKQPRAHVKAADQINKEVTKTADAKVNQNEGGMMNGAVKGEGSALMRSHQTAEVSKQQSLHVSTAAKGGSQMEVIRSSVEPLPVVHLSPPVIKLEPLDVKGTGAGDEVQSMEVSPVSKEELISIPEFSPVNEIQPSSVSNTRALEDLMDLTGSVTYPKLSSESNIGDCNKNLIEGVVSPMSDSKLIGMSAPSSNKLSIQ from the exons ATGGCGAAAACAGTCGCACCATCCAGTCCAATAACAG GTGAAAAGATGGCACCACCGTCCATCACTCTACTTCCTGAAAAGAGATCTCCAACAAACGGTCACAGCTCTCCAGCTCGAACTGGAAGAACTA CTCCATCCAACACAGAGAAGAGGCCACAAATAAATGGACATGCGTCCCCTTCACACTTAGCAGCTAACGTCAGCAACAACCATGCAGGTAAACAAA TCGTGGAGGGTTATATGAAGACAGACGATAGGATGCGATTAGCCAAAGAGAGAcgtgaggagagggagagaagccTGG CGGCCAGGGAGCAGCTGATCCGGGAGAAGGAGCGCAGAGCTCGGCTGCAGTATGAACGCACAGTGGAGGAACGCTGGAGGCGGCTGGAGgagcagaggcagaaagagGAGCTCCGCAGAGCTGCagtggaggagaagaggaggcagCAGCTTGAGGAGGACAGG gagCGACTGGAGGCCCTGATGAAACGTTCTCTGGAGCGAAGCCTTCAGCTGGAGCAGAGGACTAAACGCTGGAGCAGAGGTTGCCCTACAGGAGCAG GTGACAGTGAGAATGCCCCACTCCCTTTCTCTGCTGCCTCCGCCTTTTCCCATGGCATTGCCTCCCCCCTTCCTGCTGTCAGCGAATCTG CACCCTGCAGCCCTCACAGGTCACCTTTCCGCGGCTCGCTGAACCCTGCAGATCACAACAGAGCTGGACTTCAGGGAGGCTCTCAGTCCACTCCCAATACCCCCAAG AAAGAGCGACTGCGTAGAGAGAGAAGAACTGAATCACCAGGTTGTGGATCCCCTTTGAGAAGATCCGAATCCCCTGCTAGTGTCACAAGACACTTGGCTTCCCCTACTACCTCCAA gCTGGCATCTAAGGTGCGTGCTCAGTCTCCAAGCAATGCACATCAGTACCATTACTCTCCTACAAGACATCGTGCAAACCTGTCACCTGATGAGAGGAGAGTGGAAGATAAGAAGGTGGAGAAACACAGCGAGCAATCCAAAGCAGTGAAAAAGAATACTGACATCAACAGCACTAATCCACCGTCACAAGATGAGAAGAATGTGGCCAACGCTGAAATTACTAAATCCAGATCATCTAAAGGTGAAACCTTGGATAAGCATCTCGAAGGTGACACGTCTGAAAAAAATCAGTCCCCTGACAGAAAGGACCACATGTCTCCCAAAGTGGATTCCTCAGAGAAGAGGACGCAGAACAACACTCAGGATGGAGACAAGAAAAAAG AATCAGCACCGTGCAACACAGGCAAGGTGGCAGCTGGCACAACAAATGCAGAGGAGGCTACCAGGTTGCTGGCAGAGCGCAGGCGTCTGGCTCGAGCTCAGAAAGAAATGGACGAGAAAAAGCAGGAACAAGAGAAAGAAGAACG GCTAAgggaagagcagctgaggaagCAACTCACAACAGACCAGCAACAGCAGGAGGCAAAGGCTCAACAAGTTAAGGAAAAGGCGAAAAATGAGGAAGAGCTTCACAGGCTGAAAGAAGATGAAGACAAACGAAagaaggaggagcaggagaaggagcTACACACCCAGACGGACAAAGAG aaagaaaaagccAAAGTCCAGGCTCAGGAGGATGCAGAGCGTCAGCGGCAAGACAGAGAACTGCAGACgcaacaggaggaggaggagaggcaacTAAGGAaaaag AGAATTGAGGAGATCATGAAAAGAACGAGGAAGGGTGAAGCTGAACTGAAG AAGGAGGAGCAGGTGGAGACGAAGCCCGTCTCACCACCAG GTGAAGAGCAAGTAAAGACTGTTCAAACTAATGCTCAGGTAAATGAGCAAGCAGTCAAAAAAGTTGAGTTTCAGGTTAAAGAGGAAGTCCAAGTCAACACGAAGGAATGTGCCCCGGTGAAGAaagaagctgcagcagctgtagcagcaacagcagcacagatGGACAATCAGAAGCAAGTTAAAAACAACACTCAACAAGCGACACCGACACGCAGTGTTCCTGACAAGAGACCAGACACCAAACAATCCAGTGAAGAGCACGGCGGCCAGCTTAACAGAGAGGGCAAAGCCAGTGTTGTCAAGCAACAGGGAAGAGAGGGGGAAATGAATGTAAACAAGCAGCCCAGAGCACATGTTAAAGCCGCAgaccaaataaataaagaggTGACAAAGACAGCAGATGCCAAAGTCAACCAAAATGAGGGCGGTATGATGAATGGAGCGGTGAAGGGTGAAGGAAGTGCCTTGATGAGAAGCCATCAGACCGCTGAGGTAAGCAAACAGCAAAGCCTGCATGTGTCGACAGCTGCTAAAGGAGGATCCCAGATGGAGGTCATTAGATCCTCTGTGGAACCCCTGCCAGTGGTCCACCTGTCACCACCAGTCATCAAGCTGGAGCCACTAGATGTGAAGGGTACGGGGGCTGGTGATGAGGTGCAGTCCATGGAGGTCAG CCCGGTTTCAAAGGAGGAACTGATTTCAATCCCAGAGTTCTCACCAGTCAATGAAATCCAGCCGAGCAGTGTGAGTAACACCCGTGCTCTTGAGGACCTGATGGACCTGACAGGCAGTGTCACCTACCCGAAACTGTCCTCTGAAAGCAACATAGGTGACTGCAACAAAAACCTCATTGAGGGTGTTGTTAGTCCCATGTCAGACTCAAAGCTCATTGGGATGTCGGCGCCATCCTCAAATAAACTTAGCATCCAGTAG